Proteins from one Fragaria vesca subsp. vesca linkage group LG6, FraVesHawaii_1.0, whole genome shotgun sequence genomic window:
- the LOC101303440 gene encoding uncharacterized protein LOC101303440 isoform 2: MPQLEEVCQVAVEILVCALLLMFTFSLAPHIPQLLGGTLLQRELARIWGVTNLVLVCEILRKGIVFAYYMLLMVGNIRLLYAFGLLLFVNILQYNRRRICFLCLWGAISLGIYIFNT, from the exons ATGCCGCAGTTAGAGGAGGTGTGCCAGGTGGCGGTGGAGATTCTAGTGTGTGCTCTTCTCCTCATGTTCACTTTCTCCTTGGCTCCTCACATTCCCCAACTTCTGGGCGGAACATTGCTGCAGAGAGAACTCGCCAGGATTTGGGGCGTCACCAATTTGGTACTCGTGTGTGAGATTCTCCGGAAAGGCATTGTCTTTGCCTATTACATGCTACTCATGGTTGGCAACATCAG ACTGCTGTATGCTTTTGGATTGCTGTTATTTGTGAACATCTTACAATATAATAG GAGGAGAATCTGTTTCTTGTGTCTTTGGGGAGCTATATCCCTTGGTATATATATTTTCAACACATGA
- the LOC101303921 gene encoding uncharacterized protein LOC101303921: protein MPPRAAADGDLRSAFKAAKRMIVSSTLGLVIELVSDFEKVDEFLGGTPLQKAFVIYFMFIRLALGSFSLFNFVVIVYSLPSRFRSLRIVMCFSSFLFCGAIYYGQVIST, encoded by the exons ATGCCTCCCAGAGCCGCCGCTGACGGCGACCTGAGGTCAGCATTCAAGGCAGCGAAGCGAATGATCGTCTCCAGTACGCTGGGCCTTGTGATTGAGCTGGTCTCTGATTTCGAAAAGGTTGACGAGTTTCTGGGTGGCACACCTCTGCAGAAGGCCTTTGTTATTTACTTTATGTTCATCAGATTAGCACTCGGTAGTTTCAGCCTCTTCAACTTTGTGGTCATTGTGTATTCTCTGCCATCGCGCTTCAGGAGCTTAAG GATAGTAATGTGTTTCTCGAGTTTCCTATTTTGTGGAGCTATTTACTATGGACAGGTCATTTCGACTTGA